In Calothrix sp. PCC 7507, one DNA window encodes the following:
- a CDS encoding addiction module protein, with product MVNTYDDIFNTALSLPPGLRAMLAEHLFKSLDAENQAEIDAIWAEEAEKRFQAVEQGEVNLIPGEQVLRELRSRSK from the coding sequence ATGGTTAATACTTATGACGACATTTTCAATACTGCACTGTCTTTACCTCCAGGGTTAAGAGCAATGCTTGCTGAACATTTATTTAAAAGTCTGGATGCTGAAAATCAAGCAGAAATAGATGCTATTTGGGCAGAAGAAGCAGAGAAAAGATTTCAAGCTGTTGAACAAGGCGAAGTTAATTTAATTCCTGGTGAACAAGTATTGCGAGAGCTACGTTCTAGGAGTAAGTAA
- a CDS encoding type II toxin-antitoxin system RelE/ParE family toxin: MEQFPQAWTQLSKNTRRCRIASFPYGIIYAIKEQQILIVAIMHLQRQPNYWTNRI; the protein is encoded by the coding sequence ATTGAACAGTTCCCACAAGCATGGACTCAATTATCAAAAAATACAAGACGCTGCCGCATAGCCAGTTTTCCCTATGGGATAATTTATGCCATCAAAGAGCAGCAAATTTTAATAGTTGCAATCATGCACCTTCAGCGTCAGCCAAATTACTGGACTAATAGAATCTGA
- a CDS encoding type II toxin-antitoxin system RelE/ParE family toxin, translating to MTLQFRLTEPAIQDIEQIADYIAKKFGLTQSELFLSKLDAKFSKIARFPKLGRQRDEILPGIRSLPIDNYLILYMPIGEDVDIFRVISGYRDLSSLFHDDDD from the coding sequence ATGACTCTACAATTTCGCCTCACTGAACCTGCGATTCAGGATATCGAGCAGATTGCAGATTATATTGCCAAAAAGTTTGGTTTAACTCAATCAGAGTTGTTCTTGAGTAAACTTGATGCTAAATTTAGCAAAATTGCTCGGTTCCCAAAATTAGGACGACAGCGTGATGAAATTTTACCAGGTATCCGTAGTCTTCCTATAGATAATTATCTCATTCTTTATATGCCCATAGGAGAAGATGTCGATATTTTCCGTGTGATTAGTGGTTATCGAGATTTATCATCACTATTTCACGATGATGATGATTAA
- a CDS encoding type II toxin-antitoxin system ParD family antitoxin encodes MQIFLPPEVEALLQRQLKSGKYHNAVDVIVAGIKLLEQQEEDIYQGRLGELQMEARIGLEASQEGKVVDGSTAMAQIRANLSRRSPS; translated from the coding sequence ATGCAAATCTTTTTGCCCCCAGAGGTAGAAGCCCTGCTACAACGCCAACTAAAGAGCGGTAAATATCATAATGCCGTTGACGTTATTGTTGCAGGAATAAAACTACTAGAACAGCAAGAAGAAGACATATATCAAGGACGACTGGGAGAGCTTCAGATGGAAGCACGCATTGGATTGGAAGCATCCCAGGAGGGTAAAGTAGTTGATGGATCAACTGCAATGGCTCAAATCCGTGCCAATTTGAGTAGGCGTAGCCCGTCGTAG
- a CDS encoding type II toxin-antitoxin system VapC family toxin, whose amino-acid sequence MYFSSLGKAIITIGEIRKGIEKLPESLRKKNIQDWFENELLVQFEERILPLDLSVILLWGELVGKLEKKGRKLPPLDSLIAATTKYYNYTLVTRNEKDFDGIEIGVFNPFEET is encoded by the coding sequence TTGTACTTCAGTAGCCTAGGAAAGGCTATAATCACTATTGGTGAAATTAGAAAGGGAATTGAGAAACTACCTGAATCATTGCGAAAAAAGAATATTCAAGATTGGTTTGAGAATGAATTACTTGTGCAGTTCGAGGAGAGAATTTTACCCTTAGATTTATCTGTAATATTGTTATGGGGTGAGTTGGTAGGAAAATTAGAGAAAAAAGGGCGAAAGTTACCTCCTTTAGATTCTCTTATTGCCGCTACAACAAAATATTACAACTATACTCTAGTTACTCGTAATGAGAAAGATTTTGATGGGATAGAAATTGGGGTTTTTAATCCTTTTGAAGAAACATAA
- a CDS encoding Uma2 family endonuclease, with the protein MLEYNLPRYLPSAEELPDSDETPVDNELQELIPGLLKAILLILWAERMDWFFSIDMGIYYHPDQPAIVPDGFLSLGVERFYDEELRPSYVLWEEKVVPSLVLEVVSKTYRKEYTTKLDEYADLGILYYVIYSSRRRRKPRLEVHKLVNDKYELQAGNPVWLPEIGLGIGCDRGNYSGVTREWLYWYDESGKRYPTPYEKIQQTEQRAQQMAERLRRREAACR; encoded by the coding sequence ATGTTAGAGTACAATCTGCCGAGGTACTTGCCAAGCGCCGAAGAACTACCCGACTCAGACGAAACGCCTGTGGATAATGAACTGCAAGAATTAATACCAGGCTTGCTGAAGGCAATATTGCTTATACTTTGGGCGGAACGCATGGACTGGTTCTTTAGCATAGATATGGGCATTTATTATCACCCCGATCAACCAGCGATTGTACCAGATGGGTTTTTGAGCTTAGGGGTAGAACGGTTTTATGATGAGGAATTGCGTCCTAGTTATGTGTTGTGGGAAGAAAAAGTTGTACCGAGTTTAGTGTTAGAGGTGGTATCTAAAACTTACCGGAAAGAATATACAACTAAATTAGATGAATACGCAGACTTAGGTATACTTTATTACGTAATTTATTCTTCTCGCCGTCGCCGCAAACCGCGTTTAGAAGTGCATAAATTAGTCAATGACAAGTATGAATTGCAAGCAGGAAATCCGGTTTGGTTACCAGAAATTGGCTTAGGAATTGGCTGCGATCGCGGGAATTATTCTGGTGTCACTAGAGAATGGCTTTATTGGTATGATGAATCAGGAAAACGCTATCCTACGCCGTACGAGAAGATTCAACAAACTGAACAACGCGCTCAACAGATGGCAGAAAGGTTGCGTAGACGCGAAGCGGCTTGTCGTTAG
- a CDS encoding NAD(P)-dependent alcohol dehydrogenase — MKAVVIRQYGTAEVLQYEDVEQPTIKPMQLLVKVHASSVNPIDWKIRKGMLQIITGNRFPMILGFDLAGEVVEVGVGVTRFKPGDSIYGSTSFPGGAYAEFAAIPENLAALKPINLTDEQAAVVPLAALTALQALRDQGNIQSGQTVLINGAAGGVGIFAVQIAKALGAVVTGVTSTKNLEFVKSLGSDRLIDYTQQDFTQEPVKYDIIFDVVAKRSPSEVKKVLKPNGIYITTLPSPESLVQSVLTAFLPGQKVKFILEKPNTRDLVYLKDLIEAGKIRVVIDRTFPLQELAAAHAYSETERAVGKIALAHPVLDIAVTK; from the coding sequence ATGAAAGCTGTCGTTATTCGTCAATATGGAACCGCCGAAGTATTGCAATATGAAGATGTGGAGCAACCAACAATTAAGCCCATGCAATTACTGGTCAAAGTTCATGCTAGTAGTGTGAATCCTATTGATTGGAAAATCCGCAAGGGTATGTTGCAAATAATCACAGGTAATCGATTTCCGATGATTTTGGGCTTCGATTTAGCGGGAGAGGTAGTAGAGGTTGGCGTTGGTGTGACGCGGTTCAAACCAGGAGACTCAATTTATGGTAGTACTAGCTTTCCTGGGGGCGCTTATGCAGAATTTGCCGCTATTCCCGAAAATTTGGCGGCTCTCAAACCGATAAACTTGACTGATGAACAGGCTGCTGTTGTACCCTTAGCCGCTTTAACGGCTCTGCAAGCGCTGCGCGACCAAGGTAATATCCAATCAGGACAAACTGTGTTAATTAATGGTGCGGCTGGCGGTGTAGGCATTTTTGCGGTGCAAATCGCTAAGGCTTTAGGGGCGGTGGTGACGGGAGTTACCAGCACGAAAAATCTGGAATTTGTGAAATCGTTGGGAAGCGATCGCTTAATTGACTATACACAACAAGATTTCACCCAAGAGCCAGTAAAGTATGACATTATTTTTGATGTGGTGGCGAAGCGATCGCCTTCTGAAGTTAAAAAAGTTCTCAAACCTAACGGAATTTACATCACCACCTTACCCAGCCCCGAAAGCTTGGTACAAAGTGTTTTAACTGCTTTTCTTCCTGGTCAAAAAGTCAAATTTATCTTGGAGAAGCCAAATACTAGAGACTTGGTTTATTTAAAAGATTTAATTGAGGCGGGCAAAATTCGAGTTGTGATCGATCGCACATTTCCCTTACAAGAACTAGCTGCGGCTCATGCTTATAGCGAAACTGAGCGAGCTGTGGGTAAGATAGCGTTGGCGCATCCCGTCTTAGACATCGCTGTTACTAAGTAG
- the nifB gene encoding nitrogenase cofactor biosynthesis protein NifB has protein sequence MTLPATGLLSSNHQEPTTTQAKSGGCGCDSSATVEMDEKLKERIAKHPCYSEDAHHHYARMHVAVAPACNIQCNYCNRKFDCANESRPGVVSELLTPEEAAHKVLVIAGKIPQMTVLGVAGPGDPLANPEKTFRTFELIADKAPDIKLCLSTNGLMLTEYVDRIKQLNIDHVTITLNTIDPEIGAQIYSWVHYKRKRYRGVEGAKILLEKQMEGLQALKEADILCKVNSVMIPGINDQHLVEVNKFIRENGAFLHNIMPLISAPEHGTHFGLTGQRGPTTKELKEVQDNCAGNMKMMRHCRQCRADAVGLLGEDRSQEFTKDKFLEMSPEYNLEQRATVHEGIEKFKEELKVAKEKAQTKKFVNSPKILVAVATKGSGLVNQHFGHAKEFQIYEVEGNEVRFVSHRKIDHYCQGGFGEEATLEYIIKAIADCKAVLVSKIGNCPKEELHKAGIQTVETYDVIEKAALEFYEQYVKELGIGE, from the coding sequence ATGACACTACCTGCTACAGGACTCCTCTCCTCCAACCATCAGGAACCGACAACTACCCAAGCAAAATCAGGTGGTTGCGGATGCGACAGCAGCGCCACCGTGGAAATGGACGAGAAACTCAAAGAACGCATTGCCAAGCATCCCTGCTACAGCGAAGACGCACACCACCATTACGCGAGAATGCACGTTGCAGTTGCCCCAGCTTGCAACATTCAATGCAACTATTGCAACCGTAAATTTGACTGTGCCAACGAAAGCCGCCCTGGAGTAGTTAGTGAATTGCTCACCCCAGAGGAAGCAGCACATAAAGTGTTGGTGATTGCAGGTAAGATTCCCCAAATGACCGTTTTAGGAGTTGCGGGGCCTGGTGATCCACTGGCGAATCCTGAAAAGACTTTCCGCACCTTTGAGTTGATTGCAGATAAAGCACCAGATATTAAGCTTTGCTTATCAACCAACGGTTTGATGCTGACCGAATATGTCGATCGCATCAAACAATTGAATATAGATCACGTAACTATTACACTTAACACCATAGACCCAGAAATTGGCGCACAGATTTATTCTTGGGTTCACTACAAGCGTAAGCGCTACAGAGGCGTTGAAGGGGCGAAAATTCTGCTCGAAAAGCAGATGGAAGGATTGCAAGCCCTCAAAGAAGCTGACATCTTATGCAAAGTCAACTCCGTGATGATTCCTGGAATTAATGACCAGCATTTGGTGGAAGTGAATAAATTCATTCGTGAGAATGGCGCATTCCTGCACAACATCATGCCGTTGATTTCTGCACCAGAACATGGTACTCACTTCGGCTTAACCGGTCAGCGTGGCCCCACAACCAAAGAACTCAAAGAAGTTCAAGATAACTGCGCCGGCAACATGAAAATGATGCGCCACTGTCGTCAATGTCGAGCAGATGCGGTAGGATTATTAGGAGAAGACCGTAGCCAAGAATTCACCAAAGATAAATTCTTGGAAATGTCCCCCGAATATAACCTAGAACAACGCGCCACAGTTCACGAAGGTATTGAGAAGTTTAAAGAAGAACTGAAAGTAGCCAAAGAAAAAGCACAAACTAAGAAGTTTGTCAACAGTCCGAAGATTTTAGTTGCAGTTGCAACTAAAGGCAGTGGATTAGTTAACCAACACTTCGGTCATGCGAAAGAATTCCAGATTTATGAAGTGGAAGGTAACGAAGTTCGCTTTGTCAGTCACCGCAAGATTGACCACTATTGCCAAGGTGGATTTGGAGAGGAAGCCACTCTAGAATATATTATTAAAGCGATCGCAGATTGCAAAGCGGTTTTAGTCTCCAAAATTGGGAACTGTCCCAAAGAAGAATTGCACAAAGCTGGCATCCAGACTGTTGAAACATACGACGTGATTGAGAAAGCTGCTCTAGAGTTTTACGAGCAATATGTCAAGGAATTAGGGATTGGGGAATAG
- a CDS encoding 4Fe-4S binding protein: MAYKITSRCISCDLCLSVCPTDAIKIIDGNRWIDPSLCTNCVGSIHTVPQCKAGCPTCDGCVKQPSDYWEGWFANYNRSLAKLTNKEDYWERWFDCYSQKFSEQLQKRQPEIMGAR, encoded by the coding sequence ATGGCTTACAAAATTACTAGCCGATGTATTTCCTGCGATCTATGTCTGTCTGTCTGTCCCACTGATGCAATTAAGATAATTGATGGTAATCGCTGGATTGACCCCAGCCTTTGCACAAACTGCGTTGGTAGTATTCATACAGTACCTCAATGCAAAGCTGGTTGCCCCACTTGTGATGGTTGCGTCAAACAGCCTAGTGATTATTGGGAAGGCTGGTTTGCTAATTACAACCGTTCCTTAGCAAAGTTGACAAACAAAGAAGATTATTGGGAGCGGTGGTTTGATTGTTATTCGCAGAAATTCTCTGAGCAGTTGCAAAAACGTCAGCCCGAAATCATGGGTGCAAGATGA
- the nifS gene encoding cysteine desulfurase NifS: MQNNCIYLDNNATTKVDPEIAAVMLPYLTEYYGNPSSMHTFGGQLGKDVKLARANIAALLGADESEIVFTSCGTEGDNAAIRAALLAQPEKRHIITTQVEHPAVLNVCKQLETQGYTVTYLSVNSQGQLDLDELEASLTGNTALVTVMYANNETGVIFPIEQIGLRVKEHGALFHVDAVQAVGKIPLNMKTSTVDMLTISGHKIHAPKGIGALYIRRGVRFRPFLIGGHQERGRRAGTENVPGIIALGKAAELEMLHLEEATKREARLRDRLEKTLLATIPDCEVNGDPTQRLPNTTNIGFKYIEGEAILLSLNKYGICASSGSACTSGSLEPSHVLRSMGLPYTTLHGSIRFSLSRYTTDAEIDQVIAVMPEIVERLRALSPFKNDDAGWLQQQAQTLTHH; encoded by the coding sequence ATGCAAAATAACTGCATATATCTCGATAATAATGCCACCACTAAGGTAGATCCAGAAATTGCAGCGGTGATGCTGCCTTACTTGACAGAATATTATGGCAATCCCTCAAGTATGCACACCTTCGGTGGACAACTCGGCAAAGACGTTAAATTAGCCAGAGCAAATATTGCAGCCCTTTTGGGTGCGGATGAATCGGAAATTGTGTTTACCAGTTGTGGGACTGAGGGAGATAACGCCGCGATTCGGGCTGCACTGTTAGCGCAACCAGAGAAGCGACATATTATCACTACTCAAGTTGAACACCCTGCAGTTCTGAATGTCTGCAAACAATTAGAAACCCAAGGATATACTGTTACTTATCTGTCGGTGAATAGTCAGGGACAATTGGATCTAGATGAACTAGAAGCCTCGCTGACAGGTAACACCGCCCTGGTGACAGTGATGTACGCCAACAACGAAACTGGTGTGATTTTCCCAATTGAGCAAATTGGGTTGCGAGTAAAAGAGCATGGCGCTCTATTTCACGTCGATGCAGTGCAAGCAGTCGGCAAGATTCCGCTGAACATGAAGACTAGCACTGTGGATATGTTGACGATATCTGGTCATAAAATCCATGCACCCAAGGGAATTGGGGCTTTATATATACGTCGTGGTGTGAGATTCCGTCCTTTCTTAATTGGCGGACACCAAGAACGCGGACGGCGGGCGGGAACAGAGAATGTTCCGGGAATTATTGCTTTAGGCAAAGCTGCCGAACTGGAGATGTTACACTTAGAAGAGGCGACCAAAAGAGAAGCAAGATTGCGCGATCGCCTAGAAAAAACCTTACTCGCTACGATTCCCGACTGTGAAGTTAATGGTGATCCTACGCAGAGATTGCCAAACACCACCAACATTGGTTTTAAGTATATCGAAGGTGAAGCTATCTTACTTTCTTTAAACAAATACGGTATCTGTGCCTCATCTGGTTCCGCTTGTACCTCTGGCTCCTTGGAACCTTCCCACGTTTTGCGATCGATGGGCTTACCCTACACCACCTTACACGGTTCCATCCGCTTTAGCCTGAGTCGCTACACCACAGACGCCGAAATCGATCAAGTTATCGCAGTTATGCCAGAGATTGTAGAACGTCTCCGCGCCCTCTCACCCTTCAAAAATGATGACGCAGGCTGGCTACAACAACAAGCTCAAACATTGACGCATCACTAA
- the nifU gene encoding Fe-S cluster assembly protein NifU — protein MWDYTDKVLELFYNPLNQGAIEETSESGIKVATGEVGSIACGDALRLHLKVEVASDKILDARFQTFGCTSAIASSSALTEMIKGLTLDEALSVSNKDIADYLGGLPEAKMHCSVMGQEALEAAIYNYRGIPLAAHDDDDEGALICSCFGISESKIRRVILENNLTDAEQVTNYVKAGGGCGSCLANIDDIIKDVQQSATPALNNYGVKVATDIVTAKQQTQRPLTNVQRIALIQKVLDEEVRPVLIADGGDVELYDIEGDRVKVLLQGACGSCSSSTATLKIAIEARLRDRVSQNLVVEAVEPLH, from the coding sequence ATGTGGGACTACACAGATAAAGTATTAGAACTGTTTTACAATCCTTTGAATCAGGGAGCAATTGAAGAGACTAGCGAATCTGGAATTAAGGTTGCAACTGGAGAGGTGGGTAGTATTGCCTGCGGTGATGCCCTCAGACTGCACTTGAAAGTGGAAGTAGCATCTGATAAGATTTTGGATGCACGCTTTCAAACCTTTGGCTGCACCAGTGCGATCGCATCTTCTAGCGCGCTCACTGAGATGATCAAGGGTTTAACTTTAGATGAAGCCTTGAGTGTCTCTAATAAAGACATTGCAGACTACCTGGGCGGCTTACCGGAAGCCAAGATGCACTGTTCTGTGATGGGGCAAGAAGCCCTAGAAGCAGCCATCTACAACTATCGTGGCATTCCCCTCGCCGCTCATGATGACGATGATGAAGGCGCGCTGATTTGTAGTTGCTTTGGGATTAGTGAATCCAAAATTCGGCGCGTGATTCTGGAAAATAACCTTACGGATGCCGAACAGGTAACAAATTATGTCAAAGCTGGTGGCGGATGCGGTTCTTGTTTAGCCAACATTGATGATATTATTAAAGATGTACAGCAATCAGCCACACCTGCCCTCAACAACTATGGCGTAAAAGTTGCTACAGATATTGTCACTGCCAAGCAGCAAACACAACGACCATTAACCAACGTCCAAAGAATCGCACTTATCCAAAAAGTTCTGGATGAAGAAGTCAGACCGGTGTTGATAGCTGACGGTGGAGATGTGGAACTGTATGATATTGAAGGTGATCGCGTGAAAGTTTTACTTCAGGGTGCCTGCGGTTCCTGTTCTAGCAGCACAGCTACCCTCAAAATTGCGATCGAAGCCAGATTGCGCGATCGCGTCAGCCAGAACCTTGTAGTCGAAGCAGTTGAGCCATTACATTAG
- a CDS encoding group 1 truncated hemoglobin, producing MSLYDKLGGKPAIEKVVDELHKRILADGSLKPFFAKTDMAKQRNHQVAFFTQIFEGPKEYKGRAMDKTHTGMSLQQPHFDAILKHLSESMAAAGVSADNTKAALAGVTALKGSILNK from the coding sequence ATGAGCTTGTACGACAAACTTGGCGGCAAACCTGCGATCGAAAAAGTAGTAGATGAGCTTCACAAACGCATCTTAGCAGATGGCAGCCTCAAACCCTTCTTCGCTAAAACTGATATGGCAAAGCAACGTAATCATCAAGTTGCTTTCTTCACTCAGATATTTGAAGGACCAAAGGAATACAAAGGTCGTGCAATGGACAAAACCCACACCGGGATGAGTCTGCAACAACCACACTTCGATGCTATTTTGAAGCACCTGAGTGAATCAATGGCTGCGGCTGGAGTATCAGCAGATAACACCAAGGCTGCACTAGCAGGTGTCACAGCCTTAAAAGGCTCTATTTTGAACAAATAA
- the nifH gene encoding nitrogenase iron protein, which produces MTENIRQIAFYGKGGIGKSTTSQNTLAAMAEMGQRILIVGCDPKADSTRLMLHSKAQTTVLHLAAERGAVEDIELEEVMLTGFRNVRCVESGGPEPGVGCAGRGIITAINFLEENGAYQDLDFVSYDVLGDVVCGGFAMPIREGKAQEIYIVTSGEMMAMYAANNIARGVLKYAHTGGVRLGGLICNSRNTDREIELIETLAKRLNTQMIHYVPRDNIVQHAELRRMTVNEYAPESNQANEYRTLATKIINNKNLAIPTPIEMEELEELLIEFGILESEENTAKLVAQTAQK; this is translated from the coding sequence ATGACTGAGAACATTAGACAGATAGCCTTCTACGGTAAGGGCGGTATTGGTAAATCTACCACTTCCCAAAACACCTTAGCAGCTATGGCAGAAATGGGCCAACGCATCCTCATCGTCGGTTGCGACCCTAAAGCTGACTCTACCCGTTTGATGCTGCACAGTAAAGCTCAAACAACCGTTCTTCACCTCGCTGCTGAACGTGGTGCAGTAGAAGATATCGAACTTGAAGAAGTAATGCTCACCGGTTTCCGTAACGTTCGTTGCGTAGAATCTGGTGGTCCAGAACCCGGTGTAGGTTGCGCTGGTCGTGGTATCATTACCGCCATCAACTTCTTAGAAGAAAACGGTGCTTACCAAGACTTAGACTTCGTATCTTACGACGTGTTAGGTGACGTTGTCTGCGGTGGTTTCGCAATGCCTATCCGTGAAGGTAAAGCACAAGAAATCTACATCGTGACATCAGGTGAAATGATGGCGATGTACGCTGCGAACAACATCGCTCGTGGTGTTCTTAAGTATGCTCACACAGGTGGTGTGCGCTTGGGTGGTTTGATTTGTAACAGCCGTAACACTGACCGGGAAATCGAATTGATCGAAACCTTGGCAAAACGGTTGAACACCCAAATGATTCACTACGTACCTCGTGACAACATTGTTCAACACGCTGAATTGCGCCGGATGACCGTTAACGAGTACGCTCCTGAAAGCAACCAAGCTAACGAATACCGGACACTAGCTACCAAGATCATCAACAACAAAAACCTGGCTATTCCTACACCTATCGAAATGGAAGAACTAGAAGAATTGTTGATTGAATTCGGTATTCTCGAAAGTGAAGAAAATACCGCCAAGTTGGTTGCTCAAACTGCTCAAAAATAA
- the nifD gene encoding nitrogenase molybdenum-iron protein alpha chain, which yields MTPPENKNIIEERKELIKEVLGAYPEKAAKKREKHLNVYEEGKSDCGVKSNIKSLPGVMTARGCAYAGSKGVVWGPIKDMIHISHGPVGCGYWSWSGRRNYYIGTTGIDTFGTMHFTSDFQERDIVFGGDKKLVKLIQELDVLFPLNRGVSIQSECPIGLIGDDIEAVARKTSKEIGKPVVPVRCEGFRGVSQSLGHHIANDMVRDWVFTRSDQAKKDGTLKFEGTPYDVAIIGDYNIGGDAWASRILLEEIGLRVVAQWSGDGTINEMLMTPNVKMNLIHCYRSMNYISRHMEEAYGIPWLEYNFFGPTKIAESLREIASKFDEKIQANAEKVIAKYQPTMDAIVKKYRPRLEGKTVAIMVGGLRPRHVVPAFQDLGMKMIGTGYEFAHNDDYKRTTHYIENGTIVYDDVTAYEFEEFVKALKPDLIASGVKEKYVFQKMGLPFRQMHSWDYSEPSDRSSTSYNVRFFRGGRKKSLFLA from the coding sequence ATGACTCCTCCAGAAAACAAGAACATCATCGAAGAAAGAAAAGAACTAATTAAAGAAGTTCTCGGTGCTTATCCAGAAAAAGCTGCTAAAAAGCGCGAAAAACACTTAAACGTATACGAAGAAGGTAAGAGCGATTGCGGCGTTAAGTCGAACATCAAATCTCTTCCTGGTGTAATGACCGCCCGTGGTTGTGCTTACGCCGGTTCTAAGGGAGTGGTTTGGGGTCCTATTAAGGACATGATCCACATCAGCCACGGGCCTGTAGGTTGCGGTTACTGGTCTTGGTCTGGTCGTCGTAACTACTACATCGGTACTACAGGTATTGATACCTTTGGTACCATGCACTTTACCTCTGACTTCCAAGAAAGAGATATCGTGTTTGGTGGTGACAAGAAACTTGTCAAGCTGATTCAAGAACTTGATGTACTTTTCCCCCTCAACCGTGGTGTTTCCATTCAATCTGAATGTCCCATCGGTCTAATTGGGGATGACATCGAAGCAGTTGCTAGAAAGACATCGAAAGAAATTGGCAAGCCGGTTGTTCCTGTACGTTGCGAAGGCTTCCGGGGTGTTTCTCAATCTTTGGGACACCACATCGCTAACGACATGGTGCGTGACTGGGTTTTCACCAGATCCGACCAAGCTAAGAAAGACGGTACACTCAAGTTTGAAGGTACTCCTTATGATGTAGCCATCATTGGTGACTACAACATCGGTGGAGATGCTTGGGCTAGCCGCATCCTGTTAGAAGAAATCGGCTTGCGCGTAGTCGCTCAGTGGTCAGGTGATGGCACAATCAACGAAATGTTGATGACCCCAAATGTGAAGATGAACCTCATCCACTGCTACCGGTCGATGAACTACATCAGCCGTCACATGGAAGAAGCTTATGGTATTCCCTGGTTAGAATACAACTTCTTCGGTCCCACCAAGATTGCTGAATCTTTACGGGAAATCGCTTCTAAGTTTGACGAGAAGATCCAAGCGAACGCTGAGAAGGTGATTGCTAAGTATCAACCAACAATGGATGCGATCGTTAAGAAGTATCGCCCCCGCTTGGAAGGTAAGACTGTAGCCATCATGGTTGGTGGTTTACGTCCTCGCCACGTTGTCCCAGCTTTCCAAGATTTGGGCATGAAGATGATTGGTACTGGTTATGAGTTCGCTCATAATGACGACTACAAACGTACCACTCACTACATCGAAAACGGTACTATCGTTTATGACGACGTAACTGCTTACGAATTCGAGGAATTTGTCAAAGCACTTAAGCCAGACTTAATTGCTTCTGGTGTGAAAGAGAAGTACGTCTTCCAAAAGATGGGTCTTCCTTTCCGTCAAATGCACTCTTGGGATTACTCCGAACCTAGTGATCGCTCCTCAACATCATATAATGTAAGGTTTTTTCGCGGCGGTAGAAAAAAGAGTCTATTTCTAGCCTAA
- a CDS encoding HNH endonuclease yields MKVLGNWVMAKWVEDIIAALANLNGIAPLADIYQEVRKIRSSPHPESLTAIVRGTIEDHSSDSARYKGKDLFFSVKGLGSGVWGLRSFVTETPEASDIDEGSDNENKVADNQNLHAIGNQAPGRTLQKTYRILRDTHLACQIKLLHNHRCQLCDTSIVLVNKKSYSEAHHIKPLGRPHNGPDIANNIIVLCPNHHVMLDYGVIKLDNSKIRINIGHSISEEFIEYHNENIFGASY; encoded by the coding sequence GTGAAAGTTTTAGGCAATTGGGTCATGGCAAAATGGGTCGAGGATATTATTGCTGCACTTGCTAACCTTAACGGTATAGCTCCACTAGCTGATATTTACCAAGAAGTCAGAAAAATTCGTTCATCTCCACATCCTGAAAGTTTAACTGCAATTGTTCGAGGAACAATTGAAGATCATTCTTCTGATTCAGCCAGATATAAGGGAAAAGATTTATTCTTTTCTGTAAAAGGTCTTGGAAGTGGCGTTTGGGGATTACGTTCATTTGTTACAGAAACCCCAGAAGCGTCTGACATAGACGAGGGAAGTGATAATGAAAACAAAGTAGCTGATAACCAAAATCTTCATGCAATTGGTAATCAAGCGCCTGGGCGAACACTACAAAAAACTTATCGCATTCTTCGAGATACACACCTTGCTTGTCAAATAAAGCTTTTACATAATCATCGTTGTCAGCTATGTGATACTTCCATTGTTCTTGTGAACAAAAAAAGTTATTCGGAAGCACACCATATAAAACCATTAGGTCGTCCGCATAACGGCCCTGATATAGCGAACAATATTATTGTGCTTTGTCCTAATCATCACGTAATGCTTGATTATGGTGTAATCAAGCTTGATAATAGTAAAATTCGGATCAATATTGGTCATAGTATCAGCGAAGAGTTTATTGAGTACCATAATGAGAACATATTTGGTGCAAGCTACTAA